A window of Fusarium falciforme chromosome 1, complete sequence genomic DNA:
CCCCCATCGTGGTGGCGCGAGCCTCGGGGCTCGGGGCTTTTTGCTTTGAGCAGGACCGGGATCTGTGGGCAACCAAGTTGACGACAGGCAATCGAAGGCTCAGCAGAGAGATGTGGAGATTTGACACTGGGCAAAAGAGATCAAGGGAAGCGAGTCCGGGAAGCCGTGCCGGGAGCCTACCTACTGATACCCGACGTTACCATCGGAAAATCTAACGCCGTGGATGTCAGGCATGAAGGAGCGTTGGCCTGAAAAGACGATCGAGAAGGGAAGGCGGAAGGTGGGTTCCTCGTAGCCTTGCGGGATCTTGTCAGCTGTGACGGAAGACAGTCAGCCACACACACCCGCCACATCTTGAAGAGATGTGGCGCCGTCGAAAAGATGACAGCATCGCCATCACTTCACCAGCCTGTGGTTCCTTCTGAAACTCCAGAGACTGACGCCGGGCGCCTGTCGCGCGCGAAAAACAAGGCGATCACTGACGTCCTACATGCCACCCACTCGGTTTCGCTGCTTTACGGCTTCTCTCGATGAGCCTAGCAGCTCTCGAGCGCCATCACCCCCTGGCTAGAATCCCCAAGGCTTTGTCTTCATGATCAAGGAACAGGATGTTGCTGGCCACTGTCCTACTCTTCGTATGTGCCGTGCTACCATGGACGGCACAGGCAATGCGGCAAGACCACCTTGCCCGGTTGCGCCGAGAAACAGTGGACATGTTCTACCATGGTTTCAGCAACTACATGGAGCATGGGTTCCCTGAAGACGAGGTATGTCATGCGGTATCAAATGTCAAGTCGATTGCACTTATTAACATTGTCTCGATAGCTTCGTCCTTTGACATGCGCCCCCCTGACTCGAGATCGCGAGAACCCCGCCCACATCGGACTCAACGACGCCCTAGGAAACTACTCCCTCACACTCATCGACAGTTTATCGACCCTGGCTATCCTTGCCGGAGGACCTGACGATGGGACGTACACAGGATCGCGAGCGTTGGGCGACTTTCAAGATGGAGTGGCAAAGTTTGTCAAATACTATGGCGATGGACGGCCAGGTGCGTCAGGCCAAGGCCTCCGCGCGTTTGGGTTTGACCTCGATAGCAAGGTCCAGGTCTTCGAGACGGTCATACGCGGACTCGGTGGTCTTCTCAGCGCGCATCTCTTTGCGATTGGCGAGTTACCTATTACTGGATACGATGTAAAGGCAGCCGACGTGAAGGATGATGATCCCTTGGAACTGGCGCCTATATCATGGTCCAATGGATTTGAATACGACGGGCAACTGCTCAGACTTGCGCTCGACCTCGGTCAGAGACTTCTTCCTGCATTCTTCACAGACACAGGCATTCCATATCCTCGAGTCAACCTTCGACATGGCATTCCCTTCTACACCAACTCGCCTCTTCATCGTGATGCCGACGAAGAAAAGCCTTCTTCAGATGGTGCACCTGAAGAAATCACCGAAACATGTAGTGCTGGAGCAGGAAGTCTGACTCTCGAGTTCACCGTCCTAAGCCGCCTTTCAGGGGACCCTCGGTTTGAGCAGGCTGCAAAACGAGCCTTCTGGGCGGTTTGGGGCAGGAGGAGTGAGATCGGTCTTATTGGCAATGGTATTGATGCAGAGCGAGGTCAATGGATAAGTCCGCATGCTGGAATTGGTGCCGGCATGGACAGCTTCTTTGAGTATGCTCTCAAGAGCCACATCCTACTCGCTGGGCACGATCTGCTGAATGCATCAACATCCCATCGACAGAGTAGCACCGGGTGGCTAGATCCCAAcgctcttcatcctcctctccccACAGAACTTCACTCTTCAGACGCTTTCCTCCAAGCATGGCATGAAGCTCACGCCTCCGTCAAGAGATACCTTTACACCGACAAGAGTCATTATCCGTACTACTCGAACAACCATCGAGCTACTGGTCAACCTTATACCATGTGGATTGATAGCTTGGGGGCATTTTACCCTGGCCtcttggccatggctggcgaggttgatgaggcgATCGAAGCAAATCTCGTCTATACCGCTCTCTGGACACGATACGCAGCGATCCCTGAGCGCTGGTCTGTCCGAGACGGCAACGTTGACCAGGGTCTCGGTTGGTGGCCAGGCCGCCCCGAGTTCATAGAGTCGACATACTACATTTACCGTGCTACAAAAGACCCATGGTACTTGTATGTTGGAGAAATGGTTCTGAAGGACGTCGAACGACGATGCTATGCTCCCTGCGGGTGGGCTGGTCTTCAAGACGTCCGTACAGGGGAAAAGTCTGATCGCATGGAGAGCTTCTTCCTGGGCGAGACGACAAAGTATATGTACCTGCTCTTCGATCCCGACCATGCGCTCAACAAACTCGATGCTGCGTACGTCTTTTCCACCGAAGGTCATCCCCTCATTCTCCCCAAACATCGTCGAGCAAAACCAACTGGACGTCGCCCTCTAATAAAACGCGATGTCACTGGATACAAGCATTACGACGAGACCTACACGAATACCTGTCCTGTGCCTCCTGTCCCAGGATTGCTAGCCGagtcagcaacagcagctcgACAAGACCTATTCAGCGTTTCTCGTTTTGTCGACTTGCACAATACGCCAAACATCCACGGCCCCCTTGAGACCATCGAGATCACAGACAAAGACAAGAGACGAGTGACCCGGTACAGAGCCAAGACTAACTACACACTCTTCCCCTGGACGTTGCCCCCGACAATGCTTCCGCAAAATGGTACCTGCACCGCACCCGTTGAGCGCATCACGACATTGATAGAGTTCCCGGCCGGCGATGCAGCCAGCTCGCTGGTTTCACGTTTCGGAGCGTCTCTTGTATGGTATACCCACAACGGGCCAACGGTTCGCAACCTCGATGGCATGCGGCTGCATTTGGAGCGTCAGCCGGATGGCGAGCTTCCAGATCGAACTTGGAGGATCACTCACGCGGCAAGCAGGGAGCTCGGTCGCCATGAGAATGTATTCTTCCACGCGGAGCACGTACGGCACTACAAGGACGAGGCCTTCACCTGC
This region includes:
- a CDS encoding Alpha-1,2-Mannosidase → MLLATVLLFVCAVLPWTAQAMRQDHLARLRRETVDMFYHGFSNYMEHGFPEDELRPLTCAPLTRDRENPAHIGLNDALGNYSLTLIDSLSTLAILAGGPDDGTYTGSRALGDFQDGVAKFVKYYGDGRPGASGQGLRAFGFDLDSKVQVFETVIRGLGGLLSAHLFAIGELPITGYDVKAADVKDDDPLELAPISWSNGFEYDGQLLRLALDLGQRLLPAFFTDTGIPYPRVNLRHGIPFYTNSPLHRDADEEKPSSDGAPEEITETCSAGAGSLTLEFTVLSRLSGDPRFEQAAKRAFWAVWGRRSEIGLIGNGIDAERGQWISPHAGIGAGMDSFFEYALKSHILLAGHDLLNASTSHRQSSTGWLDPNALHPPLPTELHSSDAFLQAWHEAHASVKRYLYTDKSHYPYYSNNHRATGQPYTMWIDSLGAFYPGLLAMAGEVDEAIEANLVYTALWTRYAAIPERWSVRDGNVDQGLGWWPGRPEFIESTYYIYRATKDPWYLYVGEMVLKDVERRCYAPCGWAGLQDVRTGEKSDRMESFFLGETTKYMYLLFDPDHALNKLDAAYVFSTEGHPLILPKHRRAKPTGRRPLIKRDVTGYKHYDETYTNTCPVPPVPGLLAESATAARQDLFSVSRFVDLHNTPNIHGPLETIEITDKDKRRVTRYRAKTNYTLFPWTLPPTMLPQNGTCTAPVERITTLIEFPAGDAASSLVSRFGASLVWYTHNGPTVRNLDGMRLHLERQPDGELPDRTWRITHAASRELGRHENVFFHAEHVRHYKDEAFTCLRRKDIVEIDLLLDVPDKQNASEPAPANGANASSDAVASQPPIASESLFKSLLRAVSSVFEPTYTDIPESEPEPGPTILRWSAYTATGAGAFPMPPIIDTPTSASPSYNARNPLANFPWRTVFLAGHACDAPLPESAPRQHQIIVMRRGGCSFSEKLERVPSFSPGPNSLQLVIVVDEGPEDDDSQGSDDMVRPLLTVGQLTPKGMERLSGIPMVLMRGARGDYGRFGEAKGVGMRRKYVVESQGMLIENAIVI